A DNA window from Candidatus Obscuribacterales bacterium contains the following coding sequences:
- a CDS encoding MoxR family ATPase, with the protein MSAESSDPYKYDYQGTEQPDRAGETDDRGRVYHPYLPAPNLSEVVNLAIALEKPLLLEGEPGCGKTRLAGAIAYEYTQRYRDRLQALGQTWWDFHIWSVNSTTRAVDGKYRYDAIARLRDAQLMGARDRLPEKEAEELQKRLFNREAYREFGALGRAFCNGRESDDVHKSDDVHKNDKQGYRSIVLIDEIDKADSDFPNDLLLELDDMRFTIPETGEEIVAEQKPIIIITSNREKPLPQAFLRRCLYYYVPFPDEEQLLKIIKSRFEFTKDQDAVVQEAVDKFYRIRQASENNRSVNPPSTSAFLDFLTALLLTPPKSVEEARADLQNLANHYPLLSTLFKTKDEQKFYQERLSNQEKT; encoded by the coding sequence ATGAGTGCGGAGAGTAGCGACCCATACAAGTACGACTATCAGGGCACAGAGCAGCCCGATCGCGCTGGGGAAACCGACGATCGCGGGCGCGTCTATCATCCCTACCTGCCTGCCCCAAACTTGAGTGAGGTGGTCAACCTTGCGATCGCTCTCGAAAAACCGTTATTGCTTGAAGGGGAGCCCGGCTGCGGCAAGACTCGGCTGGCAGGGGCGATCGCCTATGAATATACCCAACGCTATCGCGATCGCCTCCAAGCATTAGGACAAACGTGGTGGGATTTTCACATTTGGAGCGTCAATTCTACAACGCGGGCGGTGGATGGCAAGTATCGCTATGATGCGATCGCTCGGTTGCGGGATGCGCAGTTGATGGGGGCTCGCGATCGCCTTCCAGAGAAGGAAGCAGAGGAGTTGCAGAAGCGATTATTTAATCGAGAAGCATACCGAGAATTTGGGGCATTGGGTCGAGCCTTTTGTAATGGTCGTGAGAGCGATGATGTTCATAAGAGCGATGATGTTCATAAGAACGATAAACAAGGCTATCGCTCCATTGTGCTGATTGATGAAATCGATAAAGCCGATAGCGATTTCCCCAATGATCTCTTGCTAGAGCTGGATGATATGCGGTTTACGATCCCTGAAACCGGGGAAGAGATTGTTGCCGAACAGAAGCCCATTATCATCATCACCAGCAATCGCGAGAAGCCATTGCCCCAGGCTTTTCTGCGGCGATGTTTGTATTACTATGTGCCATTTCCAGATGAGGAACAGCTCCTTAAAATTATTAAAAGTCGGTTTGAGTTTACGAAAGACCAAGACGCTGTAGTGCAGGAAGCCGTAGACAAGTTTTATCGCATTCGCCAAGCCTCTGAGAACAATCGCAGTGTCAATCCACCGTCAACGAGCGCCTTTCTAGACTTCCTTACGGCTCTCTTGCTCACGCCTCCTAAATCGGTCGAAGAGGCTCGGGCAGACTTGCAAAACTTGGCGAATCACTACCCACTTTTGAGCACGTTATTTAAGACAAAAGACGAGCAAAAATTCTATCAAGAGCGGCTGTCGAACCAGGAGAAAACCTAG